The following is a genomic window from Sphingobacterium spiritivorum.
GAAGCCGAAAAAACGTTGGCGGAGATTCAACATGCCGGAGGAGAAGCGTTTCTGTTTCAGGCAGATCTGACTCATGTAGAAAATATCAAAAAACTTTTCAACGAAACCATATCAAAATTCGGGGGTATTGATATCGCTGTCAACACCATTGGAATGGTCCTCAAAAAACCATTTCTGGAAACAACTGAGGAAGAATACGACACCATGTTTGATATCAACTCCAAAATCGCTTATTTCTTTATACAGGAAGCCGGTAAAACATTAAACAACAATGGCAAGATATGTACAATAGTTACTTCCCTTCTGGCAGCCTATACAGGATTATATTCCACATATGCCGGAGCTAAAGCACCTGTTGAGCATTTTACAAGAATGGCTTCCAAGGAATTTGGGGAACGGGGTATTTCTGTTACGGCGGTGGGCCCCGGTCCGATGGACACGCCTTTCTTCTACGGTCAGGAATCAGCAGATGCTGTCGCCTATCACAAATCTGCCTCTGCACTTGGCGGACTGACAGATATCAACGATATCGCGCCATTGATCCGGTTTCTGGTTACAGAAGGCTGGTGGATCACCGGGCAGACCATTTTTGCAAATGGGGGTTATACTACACGTTAAATACAAAAGAGTCCATAGACAGCCTAACAAGGCTGCCTATGGTTTGTTATTACACAGCACTAGCTATATTCTAACCTTACGGACTACGGAATTTCAAAAAAGGGTTATATTTTACTAAACTTTATCCATCGTTGGCTGTTTCTAATCTTACATATCAATTACCCTGACCATGAGAAACAGAAAGATATCAACGATTCAACATATTGCCCGTATTGCATTGGGATTATTTCTTCTATTTGCGGGTATCGGTCATCTGAGTTTTGCCCGTTTGGAATTTCGTGCACAAGTACCGCCATGGGTTCCGATGGATGTAGATCTGGTTGTCATCCTGTCCGGTATTGCAGAGATCGGGCTTGCCTTACTGATCCTTATCTGGGGACATCGTAAAAACTGGATCCCCTGGTTTGTAGCACTGTTCTTTATTGCTGTTTTTCCGGGCAACATAGCACAATACACAGAACAGAGGGACGCTTTCGGATTAAATACCGACGGACTCCGGCTGTTTCGGCTATTTATGCAGCCTGTACTTATTATCTGGGCACTATGGAGTATGGATGCTTTTCACAAAAGAAAACACAGTTTGCGAAGACAATACAAATAAGAAAACCGGTAGTTAGAAAGCCCTCATATACAAAAAATAATTACTAACTTATGGTATTTACAGATAAATATGAAAAAGGCAACAGAACCTGAAGTGTGGATGCGGGGGCCGATTGCCGGCGTACCAGGGTTATTGCAGCCTGTCGCGCACGCCCTTTTACAGGCGCAGGAAGATATTACTGATGCTGTAAAAGGCATAGATGAACAGAGCCTCTGGCAACGTCCTTCCGGAGTTGCGTCTATAGGATTTCACTTACAGCATATGATCGGAGTTATAGACCGTATGTTTACCTATGCACAGGATCGTCCGCTTTCTGAGCAGCAATTGAGCTATCTGGCAAAGGAGGGCCTGGTAGATCCCACAGTGACTGTAGAAAGTCTCCTGCTCCAACTGGAAATACAACTGCAATCCGCTATCTCCCAATTGTGCAGTACGGATACTGATCAGCTGACTGCTATCCGCTATCTGGGTCGTAAGCGTATACCGACGACTTTAACGGGCTTGCTTTTCCATGCAGCAGAGCATACACAGCGTCATACGGGACAATTACTCGTAACGGCAAGAGTACTGATATGTCCCCCTTTTTAGCTCACTTCAAAAAGAGCTGTATGTGCAGAAGAAATACGTTTTCTCTGCACATACAGTAATTTTAAATGCAGTAATCAGGATTGTTTATTGAACCTGACTTCTCCCTGATATTGTTTATCAACAAGTACCAACAGTACAGGATGTACTGTAAATGACTGTTTACCTTCTTCTTTGACTATATAATCCAGCACAAGATGATCACCGACCTGCTTCAGTGAGGAAGCCGATATGGTAGTCGCTGTATCTGTGACCGTACCGATCACTGCTAAGACATATACTTTAGCAAAGTCGATAGAGGTAGGCGTTCCATCCTCTCCCATCACAGCTGCCATACCAAAAATACGATCAAATTCTTCCTGCGAAGTAATTTTTAACTCTTCGGTTTTGCTGTTATTATAGGTGTTTTTGACAAAGTATCGTTCAGCTTCTGTAAACGGAATGTCAGGTATCTTTTCAGAAAGCACATTTTCGCTGGTATCAGATGTATTTGTACTGTTGTTGTTCTGATTTGTATTAGACTGACATGATACCGCAAGAAGACCTGCCGAAAGTGTAAATAAAAAGATTCTTTTAATCATAACTGTTTCTCATTAGAAGGTAAACATCCTGTAGCATCTGCTACATTTTGTATCTAAAATAAGAATAAAAAACCGGAAAGACCAACGTTCATCTTTGAAGAACATTTGTTGCAAAGATAATTTCGGATATCTTAAACCAACTGAATTCCCGACCCGCGAAAATCATCCAGCCGCTTATCATCACTTGCTGCTTCCGTTATCAAGGTATCTACATCCGACACATCGCATACTTTAAACGGATACGTACTGTTCAGTTTATCCGTATGGCTCACCACGATCTGTTGCAAGGAAGACTTTAACATAGCTTGTTTTAGATCTCGTTCTTCTTTAGTGCCGGCAGTAATACCGTACTGATATTGAATAGCACAGGCCCCCATCAGATACAGATCGGCCACATATGTACGTACTTCTTCACAGGTTTGTAAACCGATGTTTACCTGCGCCTCCCGGTTGTAAATTCCTCCCAAAACAATAATTTCTATCCCTTTGTATACGGATAGCAGAGGAATCAAAGCCTGATTATTGGTAATAACTCTGAAATTTGAATGAGCAGGCAAATGAGCTGCAATCTCGCAAATAGTCGTACCTCCGTCCATAAATATCGTCTGTCCGGCTTTGATAAATGGTTGCGTTTTCAAGGCAATGATCTCCTTTTCTGTAGTGAAATAAGAGCTGCGGTCCTGAAAATTAAGCGGATTTTTGGCCGGCAGTATAGCCCCGCCCCTTACTTTTACAAGCAGTCCCCGGTCTGACAGGGTATCTATATCTCTTCTGATCGTATCTTCTGAAACAGAAAGATCAGCTGAAAGCGGAGTATATCCCACTTTTCCAGAATCCCTCAGAACAGTCAGAATATGATCAAAACGTTCTTCCTTTAACATGACTTAAAAATTTAATGATTATACATCCAACCTTAAGCAGCAATAAGCTCCAGATGATTACCCTCGGGATCAAACACTACACTCTCATAATACCCGTCTCCGGTAATCCGGGGTTCACTGTAGATCGTATATCCGTCCCTGCGCAATCTTTCTGTCATGCTATCCACATCCTCCTTACTTCCTACAGTAATCGCAAAATGCGTAAGCCCTTCCATAATCCCCCGGCATGTAGCAGGAAAGATATCCGGCCTGTTCATCAGTTCCAGACGGGTACCCCCTTCAGAAAATTGCAGGAAATAAGCCATATACTGTTTTTTCTCATTTATATATTTCTCCTCCGCCACAGCAGCAAAATATTTTATATAGAAGTTTTTCATTCTTTCCAGATCTGCTACCCATATGGCCAAATGTTCTATTTTCATTGCAAATACCAATTTTATTTTTCGACAACGCTTTAATTATTTTGCAATTTTATGAAAATTTGCATTTATTTGCAATAATAAGATTATCATAATGATGGAAATGAAACTCAAAACAACAAGGGCCACTACTGCAACCAAAGCTATATTTCTGGTTTGCGGATTAGCCATTTCCAGTTGGGCGCCTATGGTTCCTTATGCCAAGGACAGATTAGGAATTAATGATGCTGATCTTGGAATCCTGCTTTTGCTTTTGGGTGCCGGAGCTATCGCTATGATGCCCGTCAGTGGAATTCTTTCACACAAATACGGTACACGCCGGGTTATACTGGTGGCAGCACTGGCCACGGCTTTTATCCTGCCTTTACTGCTGATTATCAGCTCGCCAATATGGATGGGTGTTTCCTTATTCCTTTTCGGAGGAGCGCTCGGTACTGTAGATGTTGCCATGAACGCACACGGGGTACAGGTACAGAATAGTGCTGAAAAACCAATTATGTCTTCCCTTCACGGACTTTTCAGTGTTGGCGGATTATTGGGATCATTGGGCTTAGGTTTTCTGATTAAGATGGGACTTCCCCCTATCACCGCCATTGTCGCTATCTGTATTTTACTCATCTGTATTGTCTCCTGGAATTTCAGGTTTTTGTTTGATATGCACACAGAGAAGGAATTGATTGCAAAATTTGCGGCTGCACCGGACGAAAAGAAAAAGACGGGTGTATCCTGGCTACAGGCAAGTATACTGTTTTTGGGGCTGATGTGCTTTATCACTTTTCTTTCTGAAGGGGCAATGTTAGACTGGAGTGCAATATTCCTTCGGGAAAATAAAGGTGTAGCACCGGAGCTTGCCGGTGTTGGCTATGCCGCATTCTCTGTAGCCATGGCAACCATGCGCCTGTTAGGTGACCGTATTATTTCCCGATTAGACGGGAAGACAGTTGTAGTAGGCGGATCAGTCATCGCTGCTGCAGGTATCTTTATTGCTGTAGCTGCTTCCTGGCTACCGCTTACGCTGTTCGGATTTATACTTTTGGGAATCGGTGCTGCGAATATTGTTCCTGTATTCTTTAGCGAAGGCGGACGCATCCGGAATGTTCCGGCCACTATCGCAATACCGGTTATCAGTACCATGGGATATGCAGGTCAGCTGGCTGGTCCGGCAATGCTAGGTTATATATCCTTCCGTTTTTCGATAGATACGGCATTTTTGCTGATTGCCTTCCTGATGCTTATCGTAGCTCTGACATACGGATTGCGAAAGCCGTCTAAAATCTGACGAATCCATATATCGAAGTAAGCCTTCTGCTTATCTAATATCAGAAAGAGGTATGTGGATATAAAATATACTTCCGAACCCTTCCTGACTACTGACAGAAATGGACCAGCCCATTCGGGCAGCAAAGTCATCACATAACAAGAGACCAAGGCCGGTACCTTTTTCTTCCCAGGTGCCGGGATGGCTTTTTTTCGTCGAGATACTCTTCAGACTTAGCAGTTGCTCTTCGCTCATCCCTACGCCTTCATCTTTCACATAGATCTGTAGCTCAGTATCCGACTGCTCTGCGCCTATTGTAATAGGACGGCCTGTAAAACTAAATTTAATGGCATTGCTGATCAGATTACGGATAATGAACTCAAAGCGTTTTCTATCTCCCTGCACAACCAATGTATCCGATACATCATTGATTAGCGCTAAACTCTTCATTGTAATTCTTTCCTGAAACAGCAATTGACTGGACTGCACGATTTCGCGGACTTCAATAGGTACTAACCGCAACTCCTCGCTGGACATTTGTCCCGCAGACCAGACTAACAATTCATCCAGCATCGTAGAGGCAATATTGACTTCAAGGCCAATCTTGAGCAACGAACTTCGG
Proteins encoded in this region:
- a CDS encoding DinB family protein, whose protein sequence is MKKATEPEVWMRGPIAGVPGLLQPVAHALLQAQEDITDAVKGIDEQSLWQRPSGVASIGFHLQHMIGVIDRMFTYAQDRPLSEQQLSYLAKEGLVDPTVTVESLLLQLEIQLQSAISQLCSTDTDQLTAIRYLGRKRIPTTLTGLLFHAAEHTQRHTGQLLVTARVLICPPF
- a CDS encoding DeoR/GlpR family DNA-binding transcription regulator, with product MLKEERFDHILTVLRDSGKVGYTPLSADLSVSEDTIRRDIDTLSDRGLLVKVRGGAILPAKNPLNFQDRSSYFTTEKEIIALKTQPFIKAGQTIFMDGGTTICEIAAHLPAHSNFRVITNNQALIPLLSVYKGIEIIVLGGIYNREAQVNIGLQTCEEVRTYVADLYLMGACAIQYQYGITAGTKEERDLKQAMLKSSLQQIVVSHTDKLNSTYPFKVCDVSDVDTLITEAASDDKRLDDFRGSGIQLV
- a CDS encoding SDR family oxidoreductase — encoded protein: MARNDLKGKVVLIAGGGKNLGGLLSRNFASQGAKIAIHFNSESTKAEAEKTLAEIQHAGGEAFLFQADLTHVENIKKLFNETISKFGGIDIAVNTIGMVLKKPFLETTEEEYDTMFDINSKIAYFFIQEAGKTLNNNGKICTIVTSLLAAYTGLYSTYAGAKAPVEHFTRMASKEFGERGISVTAVGPGPMDTPFFYGQESADAVAYHKSASALGGLTDINDIAPLIRFLVTEGWWITGQTIFANGGYTTR
- a CDS encoding VOC family protein — protein: MKIEHLAIWVADLERMKNFYIKYFAAVAEEKYINEKKQYMAYFLQFSEGGTRLELMNRPDIFPATCRGIMEGLTHFAITVGSKEDVDSMTERLRRDGYTIYSEPRITGDGYYESVVFDPEGNHLELIAA
- a CDS encoding DoxX family protein; this translates as MRNRKISTIQHIARIALGLFLLFAGIGHLSFARLEFRAQVPPWVPMDVDLVVILSGIAEIGLALLILIWGHRKNWIPWFVALFFIAVFPGNIAQYTEQRDAFGLNTDGLRLFRLFMQPVLIIWALWSMDAFHKRKHSLRRQYK
- a CDS encoding MFS transporter, producing the protein MKLKTTRATTATKAIFLVCGLAISSWAPMVPYAKDRLGINDADLGILLLLLGAGAIAMMPVSGILSHKYGTRRVILVAALATAFILPLLLIISSPIWMGVSLFLFGGALGTVDVAMNAHGVQVQNSAEKPIMSSLHGLFSVGGLLGSLGLGFLIKMGLPPITAIVAICILLICIVSWNFRFLFDMHTEKELIAKFAAAPDEKKKTGVSWLQASILFLGLMCFITFLSEGAMLDWSAIFLRENKGVAPELAGVGYAAFSVAMATMRLLGDRIISRLDGKTVVVGGSVIAAAGIFIAVAASWLPLTLFGFILLGIGAANIVPVFFSEGGRIRNVPATIAIPVISTMGYAGQLAGPAMLGYISFRFSIDTAFLLIAFLMLIVALTYGLRKPSKI